From Chthonomonas sp., the proteins below share one genomic window:
- the murQ gene encoding N-acetylmuramic acid 6-phosphate etherase translates to MSTEGRNPRSFGLDKMSAEEIMRLMNEEEQVVQRVLQSCERELAITAAKAAEAFQRGGRIIYVGAGTSGRIAVMDAAEMPPTFGIDAGRFIGIQAGGDTAVGQAVEESEDSEHAAVEALNAIDLNKNDVVVGIAASGKTPFVVAAIRHAHQKGVWTCGIANNRNTPVLTAADLGILMDTGPEVLTGSTRLKAGTAQKLALNRISTGAMVLSGKVIENLMVDVKAKNAKLKERCVRIVRELSTATEDEAHAALEAHDWNIRKVLEELRAAAPSA, encoded by the coding sequence ATGAGCACAGAAGGAAGAAACCCCCGTTCATTTGGCCTGGACAAGATGTCCGCCGAAGAGATCATGCGATTGATGAATGAGGAGGAGCAGGTCGTTCAGCGCGTGTTGCAATCCTGCGAACGCGAACTCGCCATCACCGCGGCCAAGGCCGCCGAAGCCTTTCAACGAGGTGGGCGCATCATCTATGTCGGGGCTGGCACCAGCGGACGCATCGCCGTGATGGACGCCGCCGAAATGCCGCCGACCTTTGGCATTGACGCCGGACGATTTATCGGGATTCAGGCCGGAGGCGACACCGCCGTGGGCCAAGCCGTGGAGGAGAGCGAAGATAGCGAACACGCCGCCGTGGAAGCGCTCAACGCCATCGATCTCAACAAAAACGACGTCGTGGTCGGCATCGCCGCATCGGGCAAAACGCCATTCGTGGTCGCCGCCATTCGGCATGCGCACCAAAAGGGCGTGTGGACTTGCGGCATCGCCAACAACCGCAACACGCCGGTGCTCACCGCCGCCGATTTGGGCATCCTTATGGATACCGGCCCCGAGGTCTTGACTGGTAGCACCCGCCTGAAGGCCGGCACCGCACAAAAGCTCGCCCTCAACCGCATCAGCACCGGCGCAATGGTGCTGAGCGGCAAGGTCATCGAGAACCTAATGGTGGATGTCAAGGCGAAGAACGCGAAGCTCAAAGAGCGTTGCGTGCGGATCGTGCGCGAGCTTTCGACCGCGACCGAAGATGAGGCGCACGCCGCCTTGGAGGCTCATGACTGGAACATTCGTAAGGTGCTGGAAGAACTCCGCGCCGCCGCTCCTAGCGCTTAG
- a CDS encoding S41 family peptidase encodes MKRWISLLAGLILAPATFFMVGFSAPELRDQRLPDGETLARVLPKEKKEVAPVETFLQVHDFIHQNYYKKVDDADLTYAGMSGVMASLGDPHTMFFEPEVSEAFAEETRGAQNYGGVGARLMRHDLGVKITSAFPTGPAYQAGIRDRDIITHVNGKSIAGQETDAIIKQIKGPEGTNVKLRVLRGNGSTPEFTIRRAQVLQPSVDGTMIEGSNVVYISVFGFSQVTARQFEEQLNRFGVENAEGLIIDLRGNPGGLLEAARDMLSMFAENKIVVSMRDRTGNQQVTKTYHNFKRDIRCPVVILINEDSASASEIFAGAMKDYGLATLVGAHSYGKASVQNLIPFNDGASAKITVAKYFLPNGADISRKQDDDGQWLSGGLKPDVEVKMSFHPDTQVGDPNTDAQLKKALEVIKEKRAF; translated from the coding sequence ATGAAGCGCTGGATTTCACTTCTCGCCGGGCTCATCCTAGCCCCCGCCACGTTCTTTATGGTCGGATTCTCCGCGCCAGAACTGCGCGACCAAAGGCTGCCCGATGGCGAAACCCTCGCCCGGGTCTTGCCGAAGGAAAAGAAGGAGGTCGCGCCGGTGGAGACCTTCCTGCAGGTGCACGACTTTATCCATCAGAACTACTACAAAAAGGTGGACGATGCCGACCTGACCTACGCCGGAATGTCCGGGGTGATGGCCTCGCTGGGCGATCCGCATACGATGTTCTTTGAACCCGAAGTCAGCGAAGCCTTTGCCGAAGAAACCCGCGGCGCGCAAAACTATGGCGGCGTCGGCGCACGGCTCATGCGGCACGATCTCGGCGTCAAAATCACCAGTGCCTTCCCCACCGGCCCGGCCTATCAGGCGGGCATTCGCGATCGCGATATCATCACCCACGTCAACGGCAAGTCCATCGCGGGCCAAGAGACGGACGCGATCATCAAACAAATTAAGGGACCCGAAGGAACGAACGTCAAATTGCGCGTTCTTCGCGGCAACGGCTCGACGCCCGAGTTCACCATCCGCCGCGCGCAGGTGTTGCAGCCCAGCGTGGATGGCACGATGATCGAGGGCAGCAACGTCGTCTACATCAGCGTGTTTGGCTTTAGCCAGGTGACCGCGCGGCAGTTCGAAGAGCAGCTCAACCGCTTTGGCGTAGAGAACGCCGAGGGCCTGATTATCGACCTGCGCGGCAACCCCGGCGGCCTGCTCGAAGCCGCCCGCGACATGCTTTCGATGTTCGCCGAAAACAAGATCGTGGTGAGCATGCGCGACCGCACCGGCAACCAGCAAGTCACCAAGACTTATCACAACTTCAAGCGAGACATTCGTTGCCCGGTGGTCATTCTCATCAACGAGGATTCGGCCAGCGCGAGCGAAATCTTTGCCGGCGCGATGAAGGATTACGGCCTCGCCACTCTGGTCGGCGCGCACTCCTACGGCAAGGCCAGCGTGCAGAATCTGATTCCGTTTAACGATGGGGCCAGCGCCAAAATCACCGTGGCGAAGTACTTCCTGCCGAACGGAGCCGACATTTCGCGCAAGCAAGATGACGATGGCCAGTGGCTTTCGGGCGGGCTCAAGCCGGATGTCGAAGTGAAAATGAGCTTCCACCCGGATACGCAGGTGGGCGATCCCAACACCGACGCTCAGCTGAAAAAGGCGCTCGAAGTCATCAAGGAGAAGCGAGCTTTCTAG
- a CDS encoding PDZ domain-containing protein, with the protein MSKSTTPKWLPYAAVALCIGGFLGGTAWRGRVDDVPKVPASGILAPPEQLLASNDRKPPATKIAADDYFLSLVAKIDELYVEEVKNHQDLAIGGAKGMVASLGDPLAIFMTKSQFEAYQSARHGRFSGVGLELEFKWQAKRPTDSQREADVYSDIPELVVTSVVPGSAAEKAGLAIGDKIDSLDGRWLLSTARIKYFRETSATLRKTRPWTSDAEKKLKLLDEQIKKGTTLTKVRDILMANGEKPLDLTIQRAGATKTVKLMAKGVTAPPVSLQDGKPAQLRFFLGAADELARLSTKEPLELDLRNSTMGDFDAMKDCLSLFGGQTTWGNIVDERQRTPRPLTTNGEDKFGPVKLLVDNTTVGMAVIFAQALVAAGKAELVGTLPAKSPTVLTTQTLPDGSGFTLPIGTFQPAKVSK; encoded by the coding sequence ATGAGCAAATCCACCACCCCAAAATGGCTCCCCTACGCGGCCGTGGCCCTGTGCATCGGCGGGTTTTTGGGTGGCACCGCGTGGCGCGGTCGAGTGGACGACGTACCGAAAGTTCCGGCGAGCGGCATCTTAGCCCCGCCCGAGCAGCTCTTGGCTAGCAACGACCGCAAGCCGCCGGCCACCAAAATCGCGGCGGATGACTATTTCCTGAGCCTTGTCGCGAAGATCGACGAGCTTTACGTCGAGGAGGTGAAGAACCATCAGGACCTCGCGATTGGCGGAGCCAAAGGCATGGTCGCCAGCCTCGGCGATCCGCTCGCCATCTTCATGACCAAGAGCCAATTCGAGGCGTATCAAAGCGCGCGGCATGGCCGATTTAGCGGCGTGGGGCTGGAGCTCGAATTTAAGTGGCAAGCCAAGCGCCCGACCGACAGCCAGCGCGAGGCCGACGTCTACAGCGATATTCCGGAACTCGTGGTGACGAGCGTGGTGCCCGGCAGCGCGGCGGAGAAAGCGGGTCTCGCCATCGGCGACAAAATTGATTCGCTCGATGGCCGCTGGCTGCTGAGCACGGCACGCATCAAGTACTTCCGCGAAACCTCCGCCACTTTGCGCAAGACTCGGCCCTGGACTTCCGACGCCGAAAAGAAGCTCAAGCTTTTGGACGAGCAGATTAAGAAGGGCACCACCCTCACCAAGGTGCGCGACATTCTGATGGCGAACGGCGAAAAGCCGCTGGACCTCACGATTCAGCGCGCCGGAGCCACCAAAACCGTGAAGCTCATGGCGAAGGGTGTGACCGCCCCGCCGGTGTCGCTGCAAGACGGCAAGCCCGCGCAACTCCGATTCTTCCTCGGGGCGGCCGACGAGCTTGCCCGACTAAGCACGAAGGAGCCCCTGGAGCTTGATCTGCGGAACAGCACGATGGGCGACTTCGACGCCATGAAAGACTGCTTAAGTTTGTTCGGTGGCCAAACGACTTGGGGCAATATTGTGGACGAACGCCAACGCACGCCGCGCCCTCTCACAACGAACGGCGAAGATAAATTTGGGCCGGTCAAGCTATTGGTCGACAACACGACGGTCGGCATGGCCGTCATCTTTGCTCAGGCTCTGGTGGCGGCGGGCAAGGCCGAACTCGTGGGCACGTTACCCGCGAAGTCGCCCACCGTCTTGACCACCCAAACCTTGCCCGATGGCAGCGGATTCACGCTCCCCATCGGCACGTTCCAACCCGCCAAGGTGTCCAAATGA
- a CDS encoding RpiB/LacA/LacB family sugar-phosphate isomerase encodes MKLVFGSDHAGFRYRQMLAEHARNLGHSVTEVGAEGLESYDYPDASDALAPYLLESKADLGVLICGSGIGVSIRANRYPHIRAALCTTVELGQLARQHNHANVLCLGERIISEELARGIFDAFLATKPDNEQRHEKRVKKLDAPLGC; translated from the coding sequence TTGAAGCTGGTGTTTGGCAGCGACCACGCCGGATTTCGCTATCGGCAAATGCTCGCCGAACACGCAAGGAACCTAGGTCATTCGGTCACCGAAGTAGGTGCGGAGGGTCTGGAGAGTTACGATTACCCCGACGCGAGCGACGCGTTGGCCCCTTATCTTTTGGAGAGCAAGGCCGACCTTGGCGTGCTCATCTGCGGGTCGGGCATCGGCGTGAGCATCCGGGCCAACCGGTACCCGCACATTCGCGCCGCACTGTGCACCACCGTTGAATTGGGCCAGTTGGCGCGTCAACACAACCACGCGAACGTGCTTTGCCTGGGCGAACGCATCATTTCCGAAGAGCTCGCGCGCGGCATTTTTGATGCATTTCTGGCGACCAAACCCGATAATGAACAACGTCATGAAAAGAGGGTGAAGAAACTTGACGCCCCTTTAGGTTGTTGA
- a CDS encoding HEAT repeat domain-containing protein, producing MITSAALALFFAAQQGQLQTMVGGEMVNVSLPTAGYVFPGRTHEDHRENALGRVTGPAWTWSDFSGKLATTPAGKTTRILVILQMRAEMVTMGTNGRKFPNQATLEREDVADLRDGLALAGQIIRVQSGGAVTPVFDIHLDSSVAPLDASAELYPWRMNRMRFDPEDAPAVEGYDMAWVVWPRSQGPDRLQNIDLGPRTATLGYWTGDLPMSPRVLAADFARAWSACNTKIEAAERMRSGLEVPSGEHRHDTAAKVESFVWNGQAEGSFGDKLGEISEASGRRNGRLCLMSRSVGAPVGPMAMTLRAKATGNAEYFVAYSGPGNMFEIVGWMGPEARMPKSDLGIGILTSAEGTVAMTLPPSKFPVSEIILIPGSEGVMGSLREPATLTVSDGVVTVLNTYTGFPVSASDVLTALNSTDLSLQWEALERAKGEPETADVRAKVLELFRSSNRTLARAAMECLATWGSVESVAALRAGLDKGPFEHTQGNAATGLRLLIEAKKLDPLVDLTMIDDAAALIANRDWRTRKAAAQLLALVPKENANIAMLLMLGDPEPEVRLTAIAGANLNIELVNQRLLYYAVNDPYEAVRTAAYTRLLSSPKNEIRKEAETFMADDSPFVVQGVLMGTGPVTPALMRQAIVNPLPDTQAAALEGCFKRKIKVEPDWVKHLASTNHLPTQMAMAKLVSGGLLNLPQSALQHLMSSPSQGVKDTLAGSHR from the coding sequence ATGATCACCTCGGCCGCTCTCGCTCTCTTCTTCGCCGCCCAGCAGGGCCAACTTCAGACCATGGTGGGCGGGGAGATGGTGAACGTGAGCTTGCCGACCGCGGGTTATGTGTTTCCGGGCCGGACACACGAAGACCATCGCGAAAACGCGCTCGGTCGCGTGACGGGTCCGGCATGGACCTGGAGTGACTTCTCGGGCAAACTGGCGACGACGCCGGCCGGCAAGACCACCCGCATTTTGGTGATTCTGCAAATGCGGGCCGAGATGGTGACGATGGGCACCAATGGCCGCAAGTTCCCGAACCAGGCGACCCTTGAGCGCGAGGACGTGGCCGACCTGCGCGACGGCTTGGCCCTTGCCGGTCAGATCATCCGGGTGCAGTCGGGCGGGGCGGTGACGCCGGTGTTTGACATTCACCTGGACAGCTCGGTTGCGCCGCTCGATGCCAGCGCAGAGCTTTATCCGTGGCGCATGAACCGCATGCGCTTTGACCCCGAAGATGCGCCCGCCGTGGAAGGCTACGACATGGCTTGGGTGGTGTGGCCGCGCTCGCAAGGGCCCGACCGGTTGCAGAATATTGACCTTGGCCCGCGCACCGCGACGCTTGGCTACTGGACCGGCGACCTGCCGATGTCGCCGCGCGTCTTGGCGGCTGATTTTGCCCGCGCCTGGAGCGCGTGCAACACCAAAATTGAAGCTGCCGAGCGCATGCGCAGCGGTCTTGAGGTTCCCAGCGGCGAGCACCGACACGACACCGCCGCGAAGGTGGAGAGCTTTGTTTGGAACGGCCAAGCGGAAGGTTCGTTTGGCGATAAGCTGGGCGAGATTTCGGAGGCCTCCGGCCGGCGGAACGGACGCCTTTGCTTGATGAGTCGCAGCGTCGGCGCTCCGGTCGGGCCGATGGCCATGACGCTACGGGCGAAAGCCACGGGCAACGCCGAATACTTCGTCGCCTACAGCGGGCCGGGCAACATGTTCGAGATCGTCGGCTGGATGGGGCCCGAAGCTCGCATGCCGAAGAGCGACTTGGGAATTGGCATTTTGACTTCAGCGGAAGGCACTGTGGCCATGACTCTGCCGCCGAGCAAGTTTCCGGTGAGCGAGATCATCTTGATTCCGGGCAGCGAGGGCGTGATGGGCTCGCTTCGCGAACCCGCGACGCTGACCGTCAGCGATGGCGTAGTCACGGTCCTGAACACTTACACCGGGTTCCCGGTGAGCGCCAGCGACGTGCTTACCGCACTGAATTCGACCGACCTTTCGCTGCAGTGGGAGGCTCTGGAACGGGCCAAAGGCGAACCCGAAACCGCCGACGTGCGGGCCAAAGTGCTGGAGCTGTTCCGCAGTTCAAACCGCACGTTGGCGCGGGCGGCCATGGAATGTTTGGCCACGTGGGGTTCTGTGGAATCCGTAGCCGCGCTCCGAGCCGGGCTGGACAAGGGACCCTTTGAGCACACCCAAGGCAACGCCGCGACCGGCTTGCGCTTGCTGATCGAGGCCAAGAAGCTCGATCCGCTGGTTGACCTCACCATGATTGACGACGCGGCCGCGCTGATCGCGAATCGCGATTGGCGCACGCGCAAGGCAGCGGCTCAGTTGCTCGCGCTCGTTCCCAAGGAGAACGCGAACATCGCGATGTTGCTGATGCTCGGCGACCCCGAACCCGAGGTTCGGCTAACCGCCATCGCGGGGGCGAATCTCAACATTGAGCTGGTGAATCAGCGGCTGCTCTACTACGCCGTGAACGACCCCTACGAAGCGGTGCGCACGGCGGCCTATACGCGGCTGCTCAGCTCGCCAAAGAACGAGATTCGTAAGGAAGCCGAAACATTTATGGCCGACGATAGCCCGTTTGTGGTGCAAGGCGTCCTGATGGGCACGGGGCCGGTTACCCCGGCTCTCATGCGGCAAGCGATTGTCAACCCACTGCCGGATACGCAAGCCGCGGCCCTGGAAGGCTGCTTCAAACGAAAGATCAAGGTGGAGCCAGATTGGGTGAAGCACCTGGCCAGCACCAACCACTTGCCCACCCAAATGGCGATGGCGAAACTCGTCTCAGGCGGGTTGCTGAACCTGCCGCAATCCGCGCTCCAACACCTCATGAGCAGCCCCAGCCAGGGCGTGAAAGATACGCTCGCCGGGAGTCACCGTTGA
- a CDS encoding S-methyl-5'-thioadenosine phosphorylase: MSTAEIGVFGGSGFYSLLENVEEVKVDTPYGPPSDAIFMAEVSGRKVAFLPRHGRKHTIPPHMINYRANVWAMRQLGVKAIISPCAAGSLQTHVAPGHFVVCDQFVDRTNSRRDTFFDGPIVTHVSPAETYDPVLRQVAIDCVRKHGITCHDRGTVVVIQGPRFSTKAESKWFTDAGWEVINMTQYPEAHLCRELGMAVVNIALITDYDAGLVADEGPVNAHSVLEVFQKNAENIRKVVLDMVAEFPRDLDSLGAMESLEFSRGDGHATSKYDIRLFQQ; encoded by the coding sequence ATGAGTACTGCAGAAATCGGTGTGTTTGGCGGCTCAGGCTTTTACAGCCTGCTTGAAAATGTGGAGGAAGTGAAGGTTGATACGCCTTACGGTCCCCCCAGCGATGCGATTTTTATGGCCGAAGTGAGTGGTCGTAAGGTCGCGTTTTTGCCGCGCCACGGACGCAAGCACACGATTCCGCCGCACATGATTAACTACCGCGCGAACGTGTGGGCGATGCGCCAACTGGGCGTCAAGGCGATCATCAGTCCTTGCGCCGCGGGTTCGCTGCAAACGCACGTCGCGCCGGGCCACTTTGTGGTCTGCGACCAGTTTGTGGACCGCACCAACAGTCGCCGCGACACGTTTTTCGATGGGCCGATCGTGACCCACGTTTCGCCCGCCGAAACGTACGATCCGGTGCTGCGGCAGGTCGCGATTGATTGCGTGCGCAAGCATGGCATCACCTGTCACGATCGTGGCACGGTGGTCGTGATCCAGGGCCCGCGCTTCAGCACGAAGGCCGAAAGCAAGTGGTTTACCGATGCCGGTTGGGAAGTCATCAACATGACCCAATATCCCGAGGCGCACCTCTGCCGTGAGCTCGGCATGGCGGTGGTCAACATCGCGCTGATCACCGACTACGATGCCGGTTTGGTCGCCGACGAAGGTCCCGTGAACGCGCACTCGGTGCTCGAAGTTTTCCAAAAGAACGCCGAAAACATCCGCAAAGTCGTACTTGATATGGTGGCGGAATTCCCGCGCGACCTGGATTCGCTCGGCGCGATGGAAAGCCTCGAATTCAGTCGCGGCGACGGTCACGCCACCAGCAAGTACGATATCCGCCTCTTCCAACAATGA
- a CDS encoding ABC transporter substrate-binding protein: MRWASVAVLAILVMAGCKEESNGYGGRPRPKIYQKVVSLSPSMSELSSKMDLQLAGRTAACNWPDTLKALPVVCEVKPNYELLASMKPDLVIVDGSLFSDAEISKVKEASKAEVVEMNVHTVKELTDFLDSLAGKVGGELSAHRYIDQIETAVRTAKLDAGAQPKNAIILMGNGVGNYMIAGRSSFTADLIRSAGANVLGPDDDKFAPANLEQIITWNPDVIFVPGSAAAIMKDPRLASLKAVKNGAVAGANADLLLRAGSRVDGMISRATQFIQQGK, from the coding sequence ATGCGTTGGGCGTCTGTGGCGGTACTGGCCATCCTTGTGATGGCGGGTTGCAAAGAGGAGTCGAATGGTTATGGCGGACGACCTCGACCGAAGATTTATCAAAAGGTGGTGAGCCTCAGCCCTTCGATGAGCGAGCTCTCCTCGAAGATGGACCTGCAACTGGCGGGCCGCACGGCCGCCTGTAACTGGCCCGACACCCTGAAAGCGCTTCCGGTGGTGTGCGAAGTCAAGCCGAACTACGAGCTTTTAGCGAGCATGAAGCCCGACCTCGTGATTGTGGACGGCAGCCTGTTCTCCGACGCCGAAATCAGCAAAGTGAAGGAAGCCTCCAAGGCGGAAGTTGTGGAAATGAACGTCCACACGGTCAAGGAACTCACGGACTTTCTTGATAGTCTCGCCGGGAAAGTCGGCGGCGAACTGAGCGCCCACCGCTACATTGATCAGATTGAAACCGCGGTTCGCACCGCCAAGCTCGACGCGGGTGCCCAGCCGAAGAACGCGATTATCCTGATGGGCAACGGCGTGGGCAACTACATGATTGCCGGGCGAAGCTCGTTCACCGCCGACCTCATTCGTTCCGCCGGAGCGAACGTGCTCGGGCCGGACGACGATAAGTTTGCGCCGGCTAACCTGGAGCAAATCATCACCTGGAATCCCGACGTGATCTTTGTGCCGGGCTCGGCCGCGGCGATCATGAAGGACCCGCGCTTGGCCAGCCTGAAGGCGGTGAAAAATGGAGCGGTTGCCGGGGCGAATGCCGACCTGCTACTCCGCGCCGGTTCCCGCGTGGACGGCATGATCTCGCGCGCCACCCAATTTATTCAACAAGGCAAGTAA